In one window of Nocardiopsis aegyptia DNA:
- a CDS encoding FecCD family ABC transporter permease yields MITTRPSTRPSTRPSGGTVRAVRRRGTRREAAVTLVLVLLLLGAMLLGVSVGRASVSLPELLDLLTGRADQVTRFVLIELRLPRLLTAVVTGACLGLSGALLQTIVRNPLASPDIVGITHSASAAGVLGVVYLGLSGLALAGFVCLGALAAAAAIYLLAWRHGVAGYRLLLIGIGVAALSTSVVSWVLTQSDVRDARVALTWITGSLARADWPTLNPLLGCFAVLVAALVLLGGRLRSLELGDDSAISLGVPAERTRLWLLLTSVGLAASAVAVTGPVAFVALVSAPIARRTVRSGRLALLPAALIGALIMLASDLLAQFTIPDVLLPVGVVTGIVGAPYLLWLLMRTNRSGAGG; encoded by the coding sequence GTGATCACCACCCGTCCGTCCACCCGTCCGTCCACCCGTCCGTCCGGCGGCACCGTCCGCGCCGTGCGCCGGCGCGGCACCCGGCGCGAGGCCGCGGTCACGCTCGTCCTCGTCCTGCTGCTCCTCGGCGCGATGCTGCTGGGGGTGAGCGTGGGCCGGGCGTCGGTCTCCCTGCCCGAACTCCTCGACCTCCTCACCGGGCGGGCCGACCAGGTCACCCGGTTCGTGCTGATCGAACTGCGGCTCCCGCGCCTGCTCACCGCGGTGGTCACGGGTGCCTGCCTCGGGCTGTCCGGGGCGCTGCTCCAGACCATCGTCCGCAACCCGCTGGCCAGCCCCGACATCGTCGGCATCACCCACAGCGCCAGCGCGGCCGGCGTCCTGGGCGTGGTCTACCTGGGCCTGAGCGGCCTCGCGCTGGCCGGGTTCGTGTGCCTGGGGGCGCTCGCCGCCGCCGCGGCCATCTACCTGCTGGCCTGGCGGCACGGCGTGGCGGGCTACAGGCTCCTGCTGATCGGCATCGGCGTGGCGGCGCTGTCCACGAGCGTCGTCTCCTGGGTGCTGACCCAGAGCGACGTCCGCGACGCGCGGGTGGCCCTGACCTGGATCACCGGCAGCCTGGCCCGCGCCGACTGGCCCACTCTCAACCCGCTGCTCGGCTGCTTCGCCGTCCTGGTGGCGGCCCTGGTCCTGCTCGGCGGGCGGCTGCGCTCGCTCGAACTGGGCGACGACTCCGCCATCTCGCTCGGCGTGCCCGCCGAGCGGACCCGGCTCTGGCTGCTGCTGACGTCGGTGGGCCTGGCCGCCTCGGCGGTGGCGGTGACCGGCCCGGTCGCGTTCGTGGCCCTGGTCAGCGCGCCGATCGCCCGGCGCACCGTCCGGTCGGGCCGCCTGGCGCTGCTGCCCGCGGCGCTGATCGGAGCGCTCATCATGCTCGCGTCCGACCTCCTCGCGCAGTTCACGATCCCCGACGTCCTCCTCCCCGTGGGGGTGGTGACCGGCATCGTGGGCGCGCCGTACCTTCTCTGGCTCCTCATGCGGACCAACCGGTCCGGGGCAGGTGGTTGA
- a CDS encoding iron-siderophore ABC transporter substrate-binding protein encodes MTALSRPVQMTAAALVGAALLTACSGTDAGDDGRTGGGGGDGAFPVTIDSALGEAVIPEEPERVVTWGWSAQDVVLALDVVPVAMPRNDYGGNEDGVFEWDADKIEELGGDQPTILSGAHADAPPLEEIVEARPDVILAPNSGLTQEDFDRLQEIAPTVAYPEQPWATTWQEQVDIVGRALGKEDEAAALLEDTQAQVEALAGENPELEGTTFFYAAANEADVLNVYREYDPRVEMLTDLGMEPSASVSELDTDPDDSFFFQVSYENLQEIETDVLVMYFADEASLEEFTSDPLVAAMPAVQEGRFAPIVGEDFVMASSAPTVLSIPWMLDRYVPELVAAAENVE; translated from the coding sequence ATGACCGCCCTGTCCAGACCCGTCCAGATGACCGCAGCCGCCCTCGTCGGCGCCGCACTCCTGACCGCCTGCTCCGGCACCGACGCCGGGGACGACGGCCGGACCGGCGGCGGTGGCGGCGACGGCGCCTTCCCCGTCACCATCGACAGCGCCCTCGGCGAAGCGGTCATCCCCGAGGAGCCCGAGCGCGTCGTCACCTGGGGCTGGTCCGCGCAGGACGTCGTGCTCGCCCTGGATGTCGTCCCTGTGGCCATGCCCCGCAACGACTACGGCGGCAACGAGGACGGCGTCTTCGAGTGGGACGCCGACAAGATCGAGGAGCTCGGCGGCGATCAGCCCACCATCCTCTCCGGCGCGCACGCCGACGCCCCGCCGCTGGAGGAGATCGTCGAGGCCCGCCCCGACGTGATCCTGGCCCCCAACTCCGGCCTCACGCAGGAGGACTTCGACCGCCTCCAGGAGATCGCGCCCACCGTCGCCTACCCCGAGCAGCCGTGGGCCACCACCTGGCAGGAGCAGGTCGACATCGTCGGCCGCGCGCTCGGCAAGGAGGACGAGGCCGCGGCGCTGCTGGAGGACACCCAGGCGCAGGTCGAGGCGCTGGCCGGGGAGAACCCCGAGCTGGAGGGCACGACCTTCTTCTACGCCGCCGCCAACGAGGCCGACGTGCTCAACGTGTACCGGGAGTACGACCCGCGCGTGGAGATGCTCACCGACCTGGGCATGGAGCCCAGCGCCAGCGTGTCCGAGCTGGACACCGACCCCGACGACTCCTTCTTCTTCCAGGTCAGCTACGAGAACCTGCAGGAGATCGAGACCGACGTCCTGGTGATGTACTTCGCCGACGAGGCGTCCCTGGAGGAGTTCACCTCCGACCCCCTCGTCGCCGCCATGCCCGCCGTCCAGGAGGGCCGCTTCGCCCCGATCGTCGGCGAGGACTTCGTCATGGCCAGCAGCGCCCCGACCGTGCTGTCCATCCCGTGGATGCTCGACCGGTATGTGCCCGAGCTGGTCGCCGCCGCCGAGAACGTCGAGTAG
- a CDS encoding ABC transporter ATP-binding protein, with protein MIPSDTAHTADPAFSALAAEDLSLGYGDRTIVHGLSMAVPPGVVTSIVGANGCGKSTLLRGLARLLPPRGGRVLLNGTDIRTLPTRDVARTVGLLPQSPVAPDGITVADLVGRGRYPHQGWFRRWTSGDDEAVQEALEATGTLELAERSVDELSGGQRQRVWIAMTLAQRTDLLLLDEPTTFLDIAHQVEVLDLLLELNRTQGTTVVMVLHDLTLASRYSDHLVAMLDGSVYASGRPRDVVTEDLVRDVFGLSAQVFPDPVTGTPSLSPLVRNPAHLPS; from the coding sequence ATGATCCCGTCCGACACCGCGCACACGGCGGACCCCGCCTTCTCCGCCCTGGCGGCGGAGGACCTGTCGCTCGGCTACGGCGACCGGACCATCGTGCACGGTCTGAGCATGGCGGTCCCGCCCGGTGTCGTCACCTCGATCGTCGGCGCCAACGGGTGCGGCAAGTCCACCCTGCTGCGGGGCCTGGCCCGCCTGCTGCCGCCGCGCGGGGGCCGCGTGCTCCTCAACGGCACGGACATCCGGACCCTGCCCACCCGCGACGTGGCCCGGACCGTGGGCCTGCTGCCGCAGAGCCCCGTCGCACCGGACGGCATCACCGTCGCCGACCTCGTGGGCCGCGGCCGCTACCCGCACCAGGGCTGGTTCCGGCGCTGGACGAGCGGCGACGACGAGGCGGTGCAGGAGGCCCTGGAGGCGACCGGGACGCTGGAACTGGCGGAGCGGTCGGTGGACGAGCTGTCCGGGGGGCAGCGGCAGCGGGTGTGGATCGCCATGACCCTGGCCCAGCGGACCGACCTGCTGCTCCTGGACGAGCCCACGACGTTCCTCGACATCGCGCACCAGGTGGAGGTCCTGGATCTGCTGCTGGAGCTGAACCGGACGCAGGGGACCACGGTCGTGATGGTCCTGCACGACCTCACCCTGGCCTCGCGCTACTCCGACCACCTGGTGGCCATGCTCGACGGCTCGGTGTACGCGTCCGGCCGCCCCCGCGACGTGGTGACCGAGGACCTGGTCCGCGACGTCTTCGGGCTCTCGGCCCAGGTCTTCCCCGACCCGGTCACGGGAACGCCCAGCCTCTCGCCGCTGGTGCGCAACCCCGCGCACCTGCCGAGCTGA
- a CDS encoding FecCD family ABC transporter permease — MTTTTGGGARTAPATRRPGRPRAALGFLLLGLALAVAALLSLAVGANPLPPGVVLDAVLRTDPTLPDHLVVVEKRLPRTLVGLTAGLALGMAGAVMQGLTRNPLADPGLLGINAGASLFVVGAISLLGATSPGEYVWFAFAGAAVSAVVVYGVSSFGREGATPVKLALAGAAVTAALTSIVTAVLLVDQSSLDQMRFWQVGALAARGLPVVAQTTPFIVGGALVALLLGRSLNGLALGDDVARGLGQNIVRTRILAAVAIVALCGAATASVGPIAFVGLLVPHVARSVVGLDYRLILPFSALASPTLLLACDVIARVVARPGELQVGIVTAVIGAPLFIALVRKGKAVRL, encoded by the coding sequence ATGACCACCACCACCGGGGGCGGTGCCCGCACCGCCCCCGCCACCCGCAGGCCCGGGCGCCCACGCGCGGCGCTCGGCTTCCTGCTGCTCGGCCTGGCCCTGGCGGTCGCCGCGCTGCTCAGCCTCGCCGTGGGCGCCAACCCCCTGCCGCCGGGCGTCGTGCTCGACGCCGTGCTGCGCACCGACCCGACCCTCCCCGACCACCTGGTCGTGGTCGAGAAGCGCCTCCCGCGGACCCTGGTCGGACTCACGGCGGGACTGGCCCTGGGCATGGCGGGCGCGGTGATGCAGGGCCTGACCCGCAACCCGCTCGCCGACCCCGGGCTGCTCGGGATCAACGCCGGGGCCTCGCTCTTCGTGGTGGGCGCCATCAGCCTCCTCGGCGCGACCTCGCCCGGCGAGTACGTGTGGTTCGCCTTCGCGGGCGCCGCGGTGTCGGCGGTGGTCGTTTACGGGGTGTCGAGTTTCGGTCGCGAGGGCGCCACCCCGGTCAAGCTCGCGCTGGCCGGAGCGGCGGTCACCGCCGCCCTGACCTCGATCGTCACCGCCGTGCTGCTGGTCGACCAGTCCTCGCTGGACCAGATGCGGTTCTGGCAGGTCGGGGCCCTGGCCGCGCGCGGACTCCCCGTGGTCGCCCAGACCACGCCGTTCATCGTGGGCGGCGCGCTGGTCGCCCTCCTGCTCGGCCGCTCGCTCAACGGCCTGGCGCTGGGCGACGACGTCGCCCGCGGACTCGGCCAGAACATCGTGCGGACCCGGATCCTGGCGGCCGTGGCGATCGTCGCGCTGTGCGGAGCCGCGACCGCGTCGGTCGGACCGATCGCCTTCGTCGGCCTGCTCGTGCCGCACGTCGCCCGGAGCGTCGTGGGCCTGGACTACCGGCTCATCCTCCCCTTCAGCGCGCTCGCCTCGCCCACACTGCTGCTGGCCTGCGACGTCATCGCCCGGGTGGTCGCACGCCCGGGTGAGCTCCAGGTCGGGATCGTCACGGCGGTGATCGGCGCCCCGCTGTTCATCGCTCTGGTGCGCAAGGGGAAGGCGGTGCGGCTGTGA